One region of Streptomyces leeuwenhoekii genomic DNA includes:
- a CDS encoding SpoIIE family protein phosphatase has translation MTSEHATPAGSGAAPDDTATLAKVVARQRAEMDRLRDLAAASAVVERAKGAVMALTGCSAQAAAETLAQRAEAAGRTVLEESWVTLGDSGAFGPPHTGPTAGDPPPAAGKPGGTPGRASAATCPDAPEPAAADGASASLARLARDLVHVGTPQDLARCLLEHLAPDAGADAVMLYARLPAGGLDLIGHAGIDKTLAAQWHRVPPLNGMAPLDVLRDRRPRWLEDIERDRERYLLIGDPPERWRSRAWLPVATGDAADVCLGVLRRDGGPFPPATREHLKAVALLCAGRLRTFGTRPEPAAGGTADAVQRVLGALPVAAMLLTPLRTSSGAVHDYRIDAATEQAADVVGRGGGELIGRRLTECLPAAESAALCRGCLHTLLTGKPYEGPPFAHQKVVGGVAELSTYSVRVAALDGGLVLTWIRHDSSDRQEQRLADLQRLGNLGWATWNLSTHVATWSSQVFAIFGRNPARGPVRLTDLPGLALPDEAPALDRAVRALIGEGRPLDLPFRTRTPAGVRHLRFVAEAVTGIDGTPVEVLGFVQDLTARRRAELALVESERAMLTQHDVLRAERTLAARLQDALLPLPRRPLEPAGLRVEVAYLPAQSGVNVGGDWFSAIELPDGDALFVVGDVAGHGVDAVATMAQLRFTAKGMVITGSSLTGALARLNTLLLHSRGSHGTASMVMARYQPAGRRLLWAQAGHPPPLLLRGGRARYLDRPSGILLGATASPVFREAECRLRPGDRIILYTDGLVERPPESIDRGLERLAEAAVAHHVEESGSLGTLLAAMLEEERRDDVCVLDIRVPGEAGGDAA, from the coding sequence GTGACGAGCGAGCACGCCACGCCGGCGGGTTCCGGCGCCGCGCCCGACGACACGGCCACACTGGCCAAAGTCGTCGCCAGGCAGCGTGCCGAGATGGACCGGCTGCGCGACCTGGCGGCGGCCTCGGCCGTCGTCGAGCGGGCCAAGGGCGCCGTGATGGCACTGACCGGCTGCTCCGCACAGGCCGCTGCCGAGACGCTGGCCCAGCGCGCCGAGGCGGCGGGCCGCACGGTGCTGGAGGAGTCCTGGGTCACCCTCGGAGATTCCGGCGCTTTCGGCCCCCCGCACACGGGGCCGACCGCCGGGGACCCGCCGCCCGCCGCCGGGAAGCCGGGCGGCACCCCCGGCAGGGCGTCCGCCGCCACCTGCCCCGACGCCCCCGAGCCGGCGGCGGCCGACGGCGCCTCCGCCTCCCTGGCCCGCCTCGCCCGGGACCTCGTCCATGTCGGCACCCCCCAGGACCTGGCCCGCTGTCTGCTGGAGCACCTCGCGCCGGACGCCGGGGCCGACGCCGTCATGCTCTACGCCCGCCTGCCCGCCGGCGGGCTGGACCTGATCGGGCATGCCGGCATCGACAAGACGCTGGCCGCCCAGTGGCACCGTGTCCCGCCGCTGAACGGGATGGCGCCGCTGGACGTCCTGCGGGACCGCCGGCCGCGCTGGCTGGAGGACATCGAGCGGGACCGGGAGCGCTACCTGCTGATCGGGGACCCGCCCGAACGCTGGCGGTCGCGGGCCTGGCTGCCCGTGGCCACCGGCGACGCGGCCGATGTCTGCCTCGGCGTGCTGCGCCGCGACGGCGGACCCTTCCCGCCGGCCACCCGTGAGCACCTCAAGGCCGTCGCCCTGCTCTGCGCCGGGCGGCTCCGCACCTTCGGGACCCGGCCCGAGCCCGCCGCGGGCGGCACCGCCGACGCCGTACAGCGGGTGCTCGGCGCGCTCCCGGTCGCGGCGATGCTGCTCACTCCGCTGCGGACCTCCTCCGGGGCGGTCCACGACTACCGTATCGACGCCGCGACCGAGCAGGCCGCGGACGTGGTCGGCCGCGGCGGCGGGGAGCTCATCGGCCGGCGGCTCACCGAGTGCCTGCCCGCCGCGGAGAGCGCGGCGCTGTGCCGGGGCTGTCTGCACACCCTGCTCACCGGGAAGCCCTACGAAGGGCCGCCGTTCGCCCATCAGAAAGTGGTGGGCGGCGTCGCGGAGCTGTCCACGTACTCCGTGCGGGTCGCGGCGCTGGACGGCGGCCTGGTGCTGACCTGGATCCGGCACGACTCCTCCGACCGGCAGGAACAGCGGCTGGCGGACCTCCAGCGGCTGGGGAATCTCGGATGGGCCACCTGGAACCTGTCCACGCACGTGGCGACCTGGTCGTCCCAGGTGTTCGCCATCTTCGGCCGCAACCCGGCACGCGGCCCGGTCCGCCTGACCGACCTGCCCGGCCTGGCGCTGCCCGACGAGGCCCCCGCTCTCGACCGCGCGGTGCGGGCCCTGATCGGCGAGGGTCGGCCCCTGGACCTCCCCTTCCGGACCAGGACGCCGGCCGGTGTCCGCCATCTGCGCTTCGTCGCCGAGGCCGTCACGGGCATCGACGGCACACCCGTGGAGGTGCTCGGCTTCGTACAGGACCTGACGGCGCGGCGCCGGGCGGAGCTGGCCCTCGTCGAGAGCGAGCGGGCCATGCTGACCCAGCACGACGTCCTGCGCGCCGAACGCACCCTGGCCGCCCGGCTGCAGGACGCGCTGCTGCCGCTGCCCAGGCGGCCGCTGGAGCCGGCCGGGCTGCGCGTGGAGGTGGCGTATCTGCCCGCGCAGTCGGGGGTCAACGTCGGCGGCGACTGGTTCAGCGCGATAGAACTGCCCGACGGTGACGCCCTGTTCGTCGTCGGTGACGTAGCCGGACACGGCGTGGACGCCGTCGCCACGATGGCCCAGCTCCGCTTCACCGCCAAGGGCATGGTCATCACCGGCTCCTCGCTCACCGGCGCGCTGGCCCGTCTGAACACGCTGCTGCTGCACTCCCGGGGCTCCCACGGCACGGCCAGCATGGTCATGGCCCGCTACCAGCCCGCCGGGCGCCGCCTGCTCTGGGCGCAGGCGGGCCATCCGCCGCCGCTGCTCCTGCGCGGCGGCCGGGCCCGCTATCTCGACCGTCCCAGCGGCATCCTGCTCGGCGCGACCGCCTCCCCGGTCTTCCGGGAGGCGGAGTGCCGGCTGCGGCCGGGCGACCGCATCATCCTCTACACGGACGGCCTGGTCGAACGGCCGCCCGAGAGCATCGACCGGGGCCTGGAGCGCCTCGCGGAGGCCGCCGTGGCCCACCACGTCGAGGAGTCCGGATCGCTCGGCACGCTGCTCGCCGCCATGCTGGAGGAGGAGCGGCGCGACGACGTCTGCGTCCTCGACATACGTGTGCCCGGCGAGGCGGGCGGCGACGCTGCCTGA
- a CDS encoding glycoside hydrolase family 65 protein: MITNRTYAVEPWAVRETELNLDLLAQSESVFALSNGHVGWRGNLDEGEPHGLPGSYLNGVYELHPLPYAEAGYGYPESGQTVINVTNGKVLRLLVDDEPFDLRYGRLVKHERTLDLRRGVLERFCEWTSPAGSTVRVRSTRLVSLTQRAIAAVSYEVEPLDSKTRVVIQSELVANESLPGPNGDPRTAKALKSPLQPEEDMAVGPRLRLVHRTRTSGLRVAVAADHVVDGPEPTSTSSESNTDVARLTVTSVLEPGQRLRLQKTVAHGWSGTRSRPAMSDQVEAALAAAAHSGWEGLVAEQRAYLDDFWGRADVEVDGDEEIQQAVRFGLFHVLQAGARAEQRAIPAKGLTGSGYDGHAFWDTEMFVLPVLTYTAPKAVAEALRWRRDTLPAARDRATQLGLRGAAFPWRTIDGSEGSAYWPAGTAAFHVNADIAHAAVRYAAATGDADFERDTGLELLVETARLWRSLGHHDHHGTFHIDGVTGPDEYSAIADDNVYTNLMARANLLAAADMCERHPDVAARFGVDDEESAAWRDAAEAVHIPYNHELGVHEQHAGFTRYQRWDFARTRDDQYPLMLHFPYFDLYRKQVIKQADLVLAMYTCGRFFDEYSDEEQIARNFAYYEPLTVRDSSLSACCQAVVAAQTGHLRLAYDYTAEAALMDLADLEHNTRDGLHIASLAGTWMALVAGFGGTRREEEHLSFAPRLPEKFSRLAFRLQFRGRCLRVEIGADRATYTLLSGSPLRIRHHGKTLTVNGDGPVTRSIPAPKPRPAPEQPPHRRPNAR, from the coding sequence GTGATCACCAACCGGACGTACGCGGTCGAGCCGTGGGCCGTGCGCGAGACCGAGCTCAACCTCGACCTGCTCGCCCAGAGCGAGTCCGTCTTCGCCCTGTCCAACGGGCACGTCGGCTGGCGCGGCAACCTCGACGAGGGCGAACCGCACGGACTGCCCGGCAGCTACCTCAACGGCGTGTACGAACTGCACCCGTTGCCGTACGCCGAGGCCGGCTACGGCTATCCCGAGTCCGGCCAGACGGTCATCAACGTCACCAACGGCAAGGTGCTGCGCCTCCTCGTCGACGACGAGCCCTTCGACCTGCGCTACGGACGGCTCGTCAAGCACGAGCGCACCCTGGACCTGCGCCGCGGCGTGCTCGAACGGTTCTGCGAGTGGACCTCTCCGGCCGGGTCCACGGTCCGGGTGCGCTCCACCCGGCTGGTCTCGCTCACCCAGCGGGCGATCGCCGCCGTGTCCTACGAGGTCGAGCCCCTCGACAGCAAGACCCGGGTGGTGATCCAGTCGGAACTGGTCGCCAACGAGAGCCTGCCCGGCCCCAACGGCGACCCGCGCACCGCGAAGGCCCTGAAGTCCCCGCTGCAGCCGGAGGAGGACATGGCGGTCGGTCCCCGGCTGCGCCTGGTGCACCGCACCCGCACCAGCGGCCTCAGGGTCGCCGTCGCCGCCGACCACGTCGTCGACGGACCCGAGCCGACCAGCACCAGCAGCGAGAGCAACACCGACGTGGCCCGGCTGACGGTCACCTCCGTGCTGGAGCCCGGACAGCGGCTGCGGCTGCAGAAGACCGTCGCCCACGGCTGGTCGGGGACCCGATCCAGGCCCGCGATGAGCGACCAGGTCGAGGCCGCCCTCGCCGCGGCGGCCCACAGCGGCTGGGAGGGCCTGGTGGCGGAACAGCGGGCCTACCTCGACGACTTCTGGGGCCGGGCGGACGTCGAGGTCGACGGCGACGAGGAGATCCAGCAGGCCGTCCGCTTCGGCCTCTTCCACGTGCTCCAGGCCGGCGCCCGCGCCGAGCAGCGGGCGATCCCCGCCAAGGGACTGACCGGCTCCGGCTACGACGGGCACGCCTTCTGGGACACCGAGATGTTCGTGCTGCCCGTGCTCACCTACACCGCACCCAAGGCCGTGGCCGAGGCGCTGCGCTGGCGCCGGGACACCCTGCCCGCCGCCCGGGACCGCGCGACCCAGCTCGGCCTGCGCGGAGCCGCCTTCCCCTGGCGCACGATCGACGGCTCCGAGGGCTCCGCCTACTGGCCGGCCGGTACCGCCGCCTTCCACGTCAACGCCGACATCGCGCACGCCGCGGTGCGCTACGCGGCGGCCACCGGCGATGCCGACTTCGAACGCGACACCGGCCTGGAGCTGCTGGTGGAGACGGCCCGCCTGTGGCGCTCCCTGGGCCACCACGACCACCACGGCACCTTCCACATCGACGGCGTCACCGGCCCCGACGAGTACAGCGCCATCGCCGACGACAACGTGTACACCAACCTCATGGCGCGGGCGAACCTGCTGGCCGCCGCCGACATGTGCGAACGCCACCCCGACGTGGCGGCCCGGTTCGGCGTCGACGACGAGGAGAGCGCCGCCTGGCGCGACGCCGCCGAGGCCGTGCACATCCCCTACAACCACGAACTCGGCGTCCACGAGCAGCACGCCGGCTTCACCCGCTACCAGCGCTGGGACTTCGCCCGCACCCGGGACGACCAGTACCCGCTGATGCTGCACTTCCCCTACTTCGACCTCTACCGCAAGCAGGTGATCAAACAGGCCGACCTCGTCCTGGCCATGTACACCTGCGGCCGCTTCTTCGACGAGTACAGCGACGAGGAGCAGATCGCCCGCAACTTCGCCTACTACGAGCCGCTGACCGTACGGGACTCCTCCCTGTCGGCGTGCTGCCAGGCCGTGGTCGCCGCCCAGACCGGCCACCTGCGCCTGGCCTACGACTACACCGCCGAGGCCGCCCTGATGGACCTGGCCGACCTGGAACACAACACCCGGGACGGGCTGCACATCGCCTCGCTGGCCGGCACGTGGATGGCGCTGGTCGCCGGGTTCGGCGGCACCCGCCGCGAGGAGGAACACCTCTCCTTCGCACCACGCCTGCCGGAGAAGTTCAGCCGCCTGGCCTTCCGGCTCCAGTTCCGCGGCCGGTGCCTGCGTGTGGAGATCGGTGCCGACCGGGCCACCTACACCCTGCTGTCCGGCTCCCCCCTGAGGATCCGTCACCACGGGAAGACCCTCACGGTGAACGGTGACGGCCCCGTCACCCGCTCCATCCCCGCGCCGAAACCGCGCCCGGCACCCGAACAGCCCCCGCACCGACGGCCGAACGCCCGCTGA
- a CDS encoding beta-phosphoglucomutase family hydrolase yields the protein MTTQLGLPEDIQACLFDLDGVVTKTAVVHAAAWKETFDAFLRERDGEDFRPFTDADYDEYVDGRPRADGVRSFLASRGIELPEGSPDDPPDAPTVHGVGNRKNALLLEKIRTQGVEAYDGTLRYIDAVRAQGLRTAIVSSSANTRDVLRSIDADRLFDVRIDGVVAAERKLPGKPRPDTFLAAARDLGVEPSRAAVFEDALAGMDAGRAGRFGYVVGVDRVGQSDALYAHGADRVVRDLAELGGHA from the coding sequence ATGACGACGCAGCTCGGTCTCCCCGAAGACATCCAGGCATGCCTCTTCGACCTCGACGGGGTCGTGACCAAGACGGCGGTGGTGCACGCCGCCGCCTGGAAGGAGACGTTCGACGCGTTCCTGCGCGAGCGGGACGGCGAGGACTTCCGGCCCTTCACCGACGCCGACTACGACGAGTACGTCGACGGGCGCCCGCGCGCCGACGGCGTGCGCTCCTTCCTCGCCTCCCGCGGCATCGAACTGCCGGAGGGAAGTCCCGACGACCCGCCGGACGCGCCGACGGTCCACGGCGTCGGCAACCGCAAGAACGCCCTGCTGCTCGAGAAGATCCGCACCCAGGGCGTCGAGGCGTACGACGGCACCCTGCGCTACATCGACGCCGTGCGCGCGCAGGGCCTGCGCACCGCGATCGTCTCCTCCAGCGCCAACACCCGCGACGTGCTGCGCTCCATCGACGCCGATCGGCTGTTCGACGTGCGGATCGACGGCGTGGTGGCCGCCGAGCGGAAGCTGCCCGGCAAGCCGCGCCCCGACACCTTCCTCGCCGCCGCCCGCGACCTCGGCGTCGAGCCGTCCCGGGCCGCCGTGTTCGAGGACGCCCTGGCCGGCATGGACGCCGGGCGCGCGGGCCGCTTCGGCTACGTCGTCGGCGTCGACCGGGTCGGCCAGAGCGACGCCCTGTACGCGCACGGCGCGGACCGCGTGGTGCGGGACCTGGCCGAGCTGGGAGGCCACGCGTGA
- a CDS encoding flavin reductase family protein codes for MDVFVGRLDPEMCVVTAAAGGERAGCLVGFSSQCSIHPVRFVVWLSEANRTFRVARDADVLAVHLLAREQRGLAELFGGQTGDRVDKFAHVRWRQGYGGAAVLEEARAWFVGRILHRVDGGDHVGFVLDPVEWGGAREPRRAAGRGAGEEPPLRLGDAAAIQPGHPAD; via the coding sequence ATGGACGTCTTCGTCGGGCGGCTCGATCCCGAGATGTGCGTGGTGACGGCCGCGGCGGGCGGGGAACGGGCCGGCTGCCTGGTCGGGTTCTCCTCCCAGTGCTCCATCCATCCGGTGCGGTTCGTGGTGTGGCTGTCCGAGGCCAACCGGACCTTCCGGGTGGCGCGGGACGCGGACGTCCTGGCCGTGCATCTGCTCGCCCGGGAACAGCGCGGGCTCGCCGAACTCTTCGGCGGGCAGACCGGCGACCGCGTCGACAAGTTCGCGCACGTCCGGTGGCGGCAGGGATACGGCGGGGCCGCCGTCCTGGAGGAGGCGCGGGCATGGTTCGTCGGCCGGATCCTGCACCGTGTGGACGGCGGCGACCACGTCGGTTTCGTCCTGGACCCGGTAGAGTGGGGCGGTGCGCGCGAGCCCCGCCGCGCAGCCGGCCGCGGGGCCGGTGAAGAACCGCCGCTGCGCCTCGGCGACGCCGCCGCCATCCAGCCCGGCCATCCCGCGGACTGA
- a CDS encoding DUF3662 domain-containing protein: MSALSAFEQALENGWEALWARVLDKEPVELLDALHAECDSHAVVCATGRVLVPNAYDVELADAVHEELTRHGSPVGQALTDSLARHAERHGYEWAGPLTVHVTRSADVPNGRYRVTSRVMPHVSVEGFQHAGR; this comes from the coding sequence ATGAGCGCGCTCAGCGCTTTCGAACAGGCCCTGGAGAACGGATGGGAGGCGCTGTGGGCACGGGTCCTCGACAAGGAACCCGTCGAACTCCTCGACGCCCTGCACGCCGAGTGCGACAGCCACGCCGTGGTCTGCGCGACGGGCCGGGTGCTGGTCCCCAACGCCTACGACGTCGAACTCGCCGACGCCGTCCACGAGGAGCTGACCCGCCACGGCAGCCCCGTCGGGCAGGCCCTCACCGACAGCCTGGCCCGGCACGCCGAGCGGCACGGCTACGAGTGGGCCGGGCCCCTCACCGTCCACGTCACGCGCTCCGCCGACGTGCCCAACGGCCGCTATCGCGTCACCAGCCGGGTGATGCCCCATGTGAGCGTCGAGGGCTTCCAGCACGCGGGACGGTAG
- a CDS encoding TetR family transcriptional regulator, with protein sequence MSSSSAAPRRDGKAEAVAGGKPPMREALVAAAFRLFVERGYERTTVDDIVALAGVGRRSFFRYFPSKEDVVFPDHERCLADMTAFLAASSQGDEPVRRVCDAARLVLRMYAENPAFSVQRYRLTTQVPGLRAYELSVVWRYERALAAYLRGRFAGQPDGTLRADVIAAAVVAAHNNALRSWLRSGAQGDAATAVDHALGLVQSAFGPPAGVIGPGEPGPGEPDDVMVVVSRRGAPLWRVVQEIETALGRP encoded by the coding sequence ATGAGCTCCAGCAGTGCGGCGCCCCGCCGCGACGGGAAGGCGGAGGCGGTGGCGGGCGGGAAGCCGCCGATGCGGGAGGCCCTGGTCGCGGCGGCCTTCCGGCTGTTCGTGGAGCGGGGGTACGAACGGACGACCGTGGACGACATCGTGGCGCTGGCCGGTGTCGGACGGCGGTCGTTCTTCCGCTACTTCCCCTCGAAGGAGGACGTGGTCTTCCCCGACCACGAGCGGTGCCTGGCCGACATGACGGCCTTTCTGGCCGCCTCCTCGCAGGGCGACGAACCGGTGCGGCGGGTGTGCGACGCGGCCCGGCTGGTCCTGCGGATGTACGCGGAGAACCCGGCGTTCTCGGTGCAGCGCTACCGTCTGACCACACAGGTGCCCGGGCTGCGGGCATACGAACTGTCGGTCGTCTGGCGCTACGAGCGCGCCCTGGCCGCGTACCTGCGGGGGCGGTTCGCCGGACAGCCGGACGGCACCCTGAGGGCCGACGTGATCGCGGCGGCGGTGGTGGCCGCGCACAACAACGCGCTGCGCTCGTGGCTGCGTTCCGGCGCCCAGGGGGACGCGGCAACCGCGGTGGACCACGCGCTGGGCCTGGTGCAGTCCGCTTTCGGTCCCCCCGCCGGGGTGATAGGGCCCGGGGAGCCCGGGCCCGGGGAGCCCGACGACGTGATGGTCGTCGTCTCCCGGCGCGGCGCGCCCCTGTGGCGGGTGGTGCAGGAGATCGAGACCGCGCTCGGCCGGCCCTGA
- a CDS encoding nucleoside/nucleotide kinase family protein, whose protein sequence is MPLTFDDLLARARGLAKDGRRALLGIAGSPGAGKTTLAEHLVRELNGAGEPWVAHVPMDGFHLADAELDRLGRRDRKGAPDTFDAAGYAALLRRLREEPGGPDGDVVYAPGFERVLEQPIAGAVPVPPTARLVVTEGNYLLLETGAWARVRSHLDEVWFCETAEEERIRRLVARHEEFGKTHADAVAWVLGTDQRNADLVAATRVRADLVVPATALPPARPDA, encoded by the coding sequence GTGCCGCTGACTTTCGACGACCTTCTCGCCCGGGCCCGCGGACTGGCGAAGGACGGGCGACGCGCCCTGCTCGGCATCGCGGGCAGTCCCGGCGCGGGCAAGACGACGCTCGCCGAGCATCTGGTGCGGGAGCTGAACGGGGCGGGCGAGCCATGGGTGGCGCACGTCCCCATGGACGGTTTCCACCTCGCCGACGCCGAACTGGACCGGCTCGGGCGCCGGGACCGCAAGGGGGCTCCGGACACGTTCGACGCGGCCGGGTACGCGGCGCTGCTGCGGCGGCTGCGGGAGGAGCCCGGGGGGCCGGACGGCGACGTCGTGTACGCGCCCGGCTTCGAGCGTGTGCTGGAGCAGCCGATCGCCGGGGCCGTCCCGGTGCCTCCGACGGCGCGGCTGGTGGTGACGGAGGGCAACTACCTGCTGCTGGAGACCGGCGCCTGGGCGCGGGTGCGCTCACACCTCGACGAGGTGTGGTTCTGCGAGACGGCCGAGGAGGAGCGGATCCGGCGGCTCGTCGCCCGGCACGAGGAGTTCGGCAAGACCCACGCCGACGCCGTGGCGTGGGTGCTCGGAACGGACCAGCGCAACGCCGATCTGGTCGCCGCGACCCGCGTCCGGGCCGACCTCGTGGTCCCCGCGACGGCACTGCCCCCGGCCCGCCCGGACGCGTGA
- a CDS encoding MalY/PatB family protein: MTRTPQDRSGEPNPLRVLTLDRLKRRTSMKWRTYPEDVLPLWVAEMDVPLAEPVVRAVTDALHLGDTGYPAGTDYAEALAAFAGKRWGWSGLAVERTAVVPDVMLGVVEMLKLVTGPGDPVVVNPPVYPPFYQFVEHLDRRVVEAPLGAGLRIDPEVLEDAFRRATGAGGRAAYLLCSPHNPTGTVHTATELAAVAALAERYGVRVVADEIHAPLVTGEARFVPYLSVPGAERGLALMSASKGWNLAGLKAALALAGPGAAADLARMPEEVGHGPSHLGVIAHTAALRDGTAWLDALLAGLADNRRLLTGLLAEHLPGIAHLPGEATYLAWLDCRALGLGDDPAEVFLSRGRVALSSGIPFGTGGAGHARLNLATSPEVLSEGVRRMAAALR, translated from the coding sequence ATGACCCGTACCCCGCAGGACCGGAGCGGCGAACCGAACCCCCTGCGCGTCCTCACCCTCGACCGGCTCAAGCGCCGCACGAGCATGAAATGGCGCACCTACCCCGAGGACGTCCTGCCGCTGTGGGTCGCCGAAATGGACGTACCGCTCGCCGAGCCCGTCGTACGCGCCGTCACCGACGCCCTCCACCTCGGCGACACCGGCTATCCCGCCGGCACCGACTACGCCGAGGCGCTCGCCGCCTTCGCCGGGAAGCGGTGGGGATGGAGCGGGCTCGCCGTGGAGCGCACCGCGGTCGTGCCCGACGTCATGCTGGGCGTGGTGGAGATGCTCAAGCTGGTCACCGGGCCCGGCGACCCGGTGGTGGTCAACCCGCCGGTGTATCCGCCGTTCTACCAGTTCGTGGAGCACCTGGACCGGCGGGTGGTCGAGGCGCCGCTCGGCGCCGGCCTGCGCATCGACCCGGAGGTGCTCGAGGACGCCTTCCGGCGCGCCACCGGAGCCGGCGGACGCGCCGCCTACTTGCTGTGCAGCCCGCACAACCCGACCGGAACCGTCCACACCGCCACCGAACTCGCCGCCGTCGCCGCCCTCGCCGAGCGGTACGGCGTCCGGGTCGTCGCCGACGAGATCCACGCGCCGCTCGTCACCGGCGAGGCGCGGTTCGTGCCGTACCTGAGCGTGCCCGGCGCGGAACGGGGCCTGGCGCTGATGTCGGCGTCCAAGGGCTGGAATCTCGCCGGACTCAAGGCCGCGCTCGCCCTCGCCGGACCCGGGGCCGCCGCCGACCTGGCCCGGATGCCCGAGGAGGTCGGCCACGGCCCGAGTCATCTCGGCGTCATCGCCCACACCGCCGCGCTGCGCGACGGCACCGCCTGGCTGGACGCGCTGCTGGCCGGTCTCGCCGACAACCGGCGGCTGCTCACCGGCCTGTTGGCCGAGCATCTGCCCGGCATCGCGCACCTGCCCGGCGAGGCGACCTACCTGGCCTGGCTGGACTGCCGTGCGCTCGGCCTCGGCGACGACCCGGCGGAGGTGTTCCTCAGCCGCGGGCGAGTGGCGCTCAGTTCCGGGATCCCGTTCGGCACGGGCGGAGCCGGCCATGCGCGGCTCAACCTGGCGACCTCGCCGGAGGTGCTCTCGGAGGGCGTACGGCGGATGGCGGCGGCGCTGCGGTAG
- a CDS encoding MurR/RpiR family transcriptional regulator, protein MPSPQQARAQASAITSGKTAPEAEPSATSQLRMLFDRPRLSPSQRRIAQYLIDHLTEAALLSITDLAERVGVSQPSVTRFASAVGFSGYPALRERLQSIALGTRAGGPPEENQGNELQAAVDAEMENLENLRRDLADPDRVIAVGRALSRSAPLTVLGLRISVSLAEYFAYAARRIHPDVRLVTVGGSVAYDALLQSREAGGTWVLAFSMPRHARETLTAVRVARRAGLKVALITDLALGPVADEADVTFATGTGSRLVFDSYAAPGLMCAALLQAMTDADPERTQARLEKYERVADQHQFFLKD, encoded by the coding sequence GTGCCATCGCCGCAGCAGGCTCGCGCACAGGCATCAGCGATCACCTCGGGAAAGACCGCCCCGGAAGCGGAGCCCTCCGCGACCTCCCAGCTCAGGATGTTGTTCGACCGGCCCCGGCTCTCCCCGAGCCAGCGGCGCATCGCCCAGTATCTGATCGACCACCTCACCGAGGCCGCGCTTCTGTCCATCACGGATCTCGCCGAGCGGGTCGGCGTGAGCCAGCCCTCCGTGACCCGCTTCGCCTCCGCGGTCGGCTTCAGCGGCTACCCCGCGCTGCGGGAGCGGCTCCAGTCGATCGCACTCGGCACCCGGGCGGGCGGCCCGCCCGAGGAGAACCAGGGCAACGAACTGCAGGCGGCGGTCGACGCCGAGATGGAGAACCTGGAGAATCTGCGCCGGGACCTCGCCGACCCCGACCGGGTCATCGCCGTGGGCCGCGCGCTGTCGAGGTCGGCTCCGCTGACCGTGCTCGGGCTGCGCATCTCGGTCTCGCTCGCCGAGTACTTCGCCTACGCCGCCCGCCGCATCCACCCCGACGTGCGCCTGGTGACCGTCGGCGGCAGCGTCGCCTACGACGCCCTGCTCCAGTCCCGGGAGGCGGGCGGCACCTGGGTGCTGGCGTTCTCCATGCCCCGGCACGCCCGGGAGACCCTCACCGCCGTACGGGTCGCGCGCCGGGCCGGACTGAAGGTCGCGCTGATCACCGACCTGGCGCTCGGCCCGGTGGCGGACGAGGCCGACGTCACCTTCGCCACCGGCACCGGCTCCCGGCTGGTGTTCGACTCCTATGCCGCACCGGGTCTGATGTGCGCGGCGCTGCTGCAGGCCATGACCGACGCCGATCCCGAGCGGACGCAGGCACGGCTGGAGAAGTACGAGCGGGTCGCCGACCAGCACCAGTTCTTCCTCAAGGACTGA
- a CDS encoding Zn-ribbon domain-containing OB-fold protein, with protein sequence MYHHSGTAVQQAAGSATGVLEPGVPDTEAILFQRCTWCGTAMYHRVLCPVCRGSDLRTERSDGTGTVRHSTVVHRNTPAARNVSLIEMAEGFVVRGRVMGPPIGIHSGDRVRLSTAKDAVRGEPVFQLVDEPYRAWT encoded by the coding sequence GTGTACCACCACTCAGGAACCGCCGTTCAGCAGGCAGCCGGCTCCGCGACAGGCGTCCTCGAACCCGGGGTCCCGGACACCGAGGCCATCCTGTTCCAGCGCTGCACCTGGTGCGGCACCGCCATGTACCACCGGGTGCTGTGTCCGGTCTGCCGGGGCAGCGACCTGCGGACCGAGCGCAGCGACGGCACGGGTACGGTGCGCCACTCCACGGTGGTGCACCGCAACACCCCCGCCGCGCGCAATGTGTCCCTGATCGAGATGGCCGAGGGGTTCGTGGTGCGGGGCAGGGTGATGGGCCCGCCCATCGGGATCCACAGCGGGGACCGGGTACGGCTGTCCACGGCCAAGGACGCGGTCCGGGGCGAGCCGGTGTTCCAGTTGGTCGACGAGCCGTACCGGGCCTGGACCTGA